The Artemia franciscana chromosome 11, ASM3288406v1, whole genome shotgun sequence genome has a segment encoding these proteins:
- the LOC136033145 gene encoding DNA primase large subunit-like, whose product MEYSSPHSVTKGVRYLRRKAVNIEKKFYKHGLSFYKDHPDQTILLDDLIKFADERLSVLRSIERVNLGKTSKFSEAWRAQLGDELRKQNLKIYFKVMSGINDEEVQNARERDQLSHFALRLGYSSTEENRRWFVQHETDLFRFRLLEESPSNLKQFLTEQNMKFQQVCKSQTSKTRRI is encoded by the exons ATGGAGTATTCTTCTCCTCATTCTGTTACGAAAGGAGTGAGGTATCTAAGAAGAAAAGCTGTGAACATTGAGAAGAAATTTTACAAGCATGGTCTGTCATTTTATAAGGATCATCCTGACCAAACAATTCTATTAGATGATTTGATAAAGTTTGCAGATGAGAGACTGTCAG TTCTTCGAAGCATAGAGAGAGTGAATCTAGGAAAGACATCTAAGTTTTCAGAAGCATGGAGAGCCCAGCTCGGAGACGAATTGAGGaagcaaaatctaaaaatttattttaaagtt atgAGTGGGATTAATGATGAAGAAGTTCAGAACGCTCGTGAACGTGACCAGCTGTCCCATTTTGCTCTACGACTAGGTTATTCATCAACTGAAGAAAATCGACGATGGTTTGTCCAGCACGAAACTGACCTTTTCCGATTCAGATTGCTCGAGGAATCTCCATCGAATTTGAAACAGTTTTTGACTGAACAAAACATGAAGTTCCAACAGGTTTGTAaatcacaaacatcaaaaacaagaagaatataA